A DNA window from Ficedula albicollis isolate OC2 chromosome 1, FicAlb1.5, whole genome shotgun sequence contains the following coding sequences:
- the ING1 gene encoding inhibitor of growth protein 1 isoform X1, translating to MKMLSPANGDQLHLVNYVEDYLDSIESMPFDLQRNVSLMREIDAKYQEILKDLDDYYEKFKRETDAVQKRRMLHCIQRALIRSQELGDEKIQIVSQMVELVENRTRQVDSHMELFETCQETNDTTGNSGKGSQDKSKNETIAQAEKPNNKRSRRQRNNENRENASNNHDHDDITSGTPKEKKAKTSKKKKRSKAKAEREASPPDLPIDPNEPTYCLCNQVSYGEMIGCDNDECPIEWFHFSCVGLNHKPKGKWYCPKCRGENEKTMDKALEKSKKERAYNR from the exons ATGAAAATGTTGAGTCCTGCAAACGGAGACCAGCTTCACCTAGTGAACTATGTGGAGGATTATCTGGACTCCATCGAGTCTATGCCCTTCGATCTGCAGAGAAATGTCTCCTTGATGAGGGAAATTGACGCCAAATATCAAG aGATTCTGAAGGATCTGGATGATTACTATGAAAAATTTAAACGGGAGACAGATGCTGTGCAGAAGAGGAGAATGTTGCACTGCATACAGAGAGCCTTGATTCGGAGTCAGGAACTGGGGGACGAGAAGATCCAAATCGTCAGTCAGATGGTGGAGCTTGTTGAGAACAGAACAAGGCAAGTGGACAGCCACATGGAACTGTTTGAGACTTGTCAAGAGACTAATGACACCACTGGAAACAGCGGGAAAGGCAGCCAGGATAAGTCAAAGAATGAGACAATCGCACAGGCTGAAAAGCCCAACAACAAGAGATCGAGGAGGCAGAGGAATAATGAGAATCGAGAAAATGCCTCAAATAATCATGATCATGATGACATCACCTCAGGAACACCTaaggagaagaaagcaaaaacatcCAAGAAGAAGAAACGATCCAAGGCTAAAGCAGAGCGGGAAGCTTCTCCCCCTGACCTTCCTATTGACCCTAATGAGCCAACATACTGCTTGTGCAACCAAGTCTCCTATGGAGAAATGATTGGATGTGATAATGATGAGTGCCCCATTGAATGGTTTCACTTCTCTTGTGTGGGACTCAACCATAAACCAAAGGGCAAATGGTACTGCCCCAAATGTAGGGGAGAAAACGAGAAAACTATGGACAAGGCATTGGAGAAATCTAAAAAAGAAAGGGCATACAATAGGTAG
- the ING1 gene encoding inhibitor of growth protein 1 isoform X2: protein MVEGSFSGILEILKDLDDYYEKFKRETDAVQKRRMLHCIQRALIRSQELGDEKIQIVSQMVELVENRTRQVDSHMELFETCQETNDTTGNSGKGSQDKSKNETIAQAEKPNNKRSRRQRNNENRENASNNHDHDDITSGTPKEKKAKTSKKKKRSKAKAEREASPPDLPIDPNEPTYCLCNQVSYGEMIGCDNDECPIEWFHFSCVGLNHKPKGKWYCPKCRGENEKTMDKALEKSKKERAYNR from the exons ATGGTTGAAGGATCCTTTAGTGGCATCTTGg aGATTCTGAAGGATCTGGATGATTACTATGAAAAATTTAAACGGGAGACAGATGCTGTGCAGAAGAGGAGAATGTTGCACTGCATACAGAGAGCCTTGATTCGGAGTCAGGAACTGGGGGACGAGAAGATCCAAATCGTCAGTCAGATGGTGGAGCTTGTTGAGAACAGAACAAGGCAAGTGGACAGCCACATGGAACTGTTTGAGACTTGTCAAGAGACTAATGACACCACTGGAAACAGCGGGAAAGGCAGCCAGGATAAGTCAAAGAATGAGACAATCGCACAGGCTGAAAAGCCCAACAACAAGAGATCGAGGAGGCAGAGGAATAATGAGAATCGAGAAAATGCCTCAAATAATCATGATCATGATGACATCACCTCAGGAACACCTaaggagaagaaagcaaaaacatcCAAGAAGAAGAAACGATCCAAGGCTAAAGCAGAGCGGGAAGCTTCTCCCCCTGACCTTCCTATTGACCCTAATGAGCCAACATACTGCTTGTGCAACCAAGTCTCCTATGGAGAAATGATTGGATGTGATAATGATGAGTGCCCCATTGAATGGTTTCACTTCTCTTGTGTGGGACTCAACCATAAACCAAAGGGCAAATGGTACTGCCCCAAATGTAGGGGAGAAAACGAGAAAACTATGGACAAGGCATTGGAGAAATCTAAAAAAGAAAGGGCATACAATAGGTAG
- the ING1 gene encoding inhibitor of growth protein 1 isoform X3 gives MLHCIQRALIRSQELGDEKIQIVSQMVELVENRTRQVDSHMELFETCQETNDTTGNSGKGSQDKSKNETIAQAEKPNNKRSRRQRNNENRENASNNHDHDDITSGTPKEKKAKTSKKKKRSKAKAEREASPPDLPIDPNEPTYCLCNQVSYGEMIGCDNDECPIEWFHFSCVGLNHKPKGKWYCPKCRGENEKTMDKALEKSKKERAYNR, from the coding sequence ATGTTGCACTGCATACAGAGAGCCTTGATTCGGAGTCAGGAACTGGGGGACGAGAAGATCCAAATCGTCAGTCAGATGGTGGAGCTTGTTGAGAACAGAACAAGGCAAGTGGACAGCCACATGGAACTGTTTGAGACTTGTCAAGAGACTAATGACACCACTGGAAACAGCGGGAAAGGCAGCCAGGATAAGTCAAAGAATGAGACAATCGCACAGGCTGAAAAGCCCAACAACAAGAGATCGAGGAGGCAGAGGAATAATGAGAATCGAGAAAATGCCTCAAATAATCATGATCATGATGACATCACCTCAGGAACACCTaaggagaagaaagcaaaaacatcCAAGAAGAAGAAACGATCCAAGGCTAAAGCAGAGCGGGAAGCTTCTCCCCCTGACCTTCCTATTGACCCTAATGAGCCAACATACTGCTTGTGCAACCAAGTCTCCTATGGAGAAATGATTGGATGTGATAATGATGAGTGCCCCATTGAATGGTTTCACTTCTCTTGTGTGGGACTCAACCATAAACCAAAGGGCAAATGGTACTGCCCCAAATGTAGGGGAGAAAACGAGAAAACTATGGACAAGGCATTGGAGAAATCTAAAAAAGAAAGGGCATACAATAGGTAG